The DNA segment CGACAGTCACTGCCTTGAACAGTTGCTTTGGCTCAGGGACTATTGCCTGGAAAATCAGAGCCAGCTCAAGATAGCCGGCCTGGACGAAACCTGCGCGAAGATACTCGAAATAACTCGGCTCGATGCCGAATTTGATTCTTACGATGAGGTCAGCAGAGCGGTCAAAAGCTTTGTCTGAATAATCTCAAAATGTCTGATATCTGTACTACAAATAAGTTCCAGATAGGTCAGGTTCTTCTCGAAAGGGGACTTATCTCCGACGAGCAGATAGCCGAGGCGCTTTCGGTGCAAAAGGCCGAAGGGCATCGAAAACTTCTCGGCGAGATCCTCGTCGAACTTAATTTCTGCACGGAGAACCAGATATCCTCGGCTCTCGCTGAGGCGTATGGAGTTCCCTATGCGCAGGTCACTCCGAAACTTTGCGACCCTGCCGTAGTTGAAACACTTCCTCGTGATTTCTGCGAGGAGCATGTCGTACTGCCCCTTTTCAGGGTTTACGATGTCCTGACCGTTGCCGTCAGCGAGCCGTCCAATGTATTCATGCTCGATGAGATCGAACGGATCAGCGGCTGCAAGGTCCAGATGGTCTGCGGCACAGCCAAGGACATTCACGCGACGCTGCAGACTTATATGCCCGCTGCGAATGTCTTCGTGATCGACGATATCATCGAAGATCAGACGCTTGAGGACTTTTCCCTAATCGAAACGATGGCCGAGGACATCAGTAACCTCGAAGAGGTTGCCGGTCAGTCGCCCGTCGTCAAGCTGGTGAATTATCTGATCTATTCAGCCGTTCAGGAAAATGCGAGCGATATCCATATCGAGCCTGACGACAAGCGTTTGCGCGTTAGATACCGCGTTGACGGCCGGCTGTACGAAAAGATGAGTCCGCCTTATCAGATGCACCCCGCGGTCGTCTCGCGTATTAAGATCATGGCAGAACTCGATATTGCGCAAAGACGTTTACCGCAGGACGGAAGCATTCACGTTCTGATGGAAGGGCGTTCAATCGACCTGCGTGTTTCTGTAATGCCCGGCAACTACGGTGAGAAGGTCGTCATACGTATTATCGACGCCCGGAACATGCTCAAGAGCCTTGAATCACTTGGGTTCAGTTACAACAATCTCGAACTGTTCCGTGAGCAGATCAATTCGCCCAACGGTATAGTACTCGTGACAGGCCCCACCGGTTCGGGTAAGAACACCACTCTCTACGCGGCCCTAAGCGAGATCAACGGTGAGGACGTCAATATCTGCACAGTCGAGGACCCGGTCGAGTGTAATATCTCCGGGATCAATCAGTTCCCTGTAACCGAGATGGCCGGCTTCAATTTCTCCAGTGCACTCCGAAGCCTGCTCAGACAGGACCCCGACGTTATCATGGTGGGTGAGATTCGCGACAAGGAAACGGCAAAGATCGCGGTGCAGGCAGCACTGACAGGGCACCTCGTTCTTTCCACTTTGCACACTAATGATTCACCCGGTGCGGTTACGCGGCTCATTGACTTGGGTGTGCCCCCTTATTTGGTCAGTGCTTCTCTGATTGCTGTACTCGCTCAGCGTCTTGTGCGTAAGATATGTCCGGACTGCAAGGAAGAATACGATGCACCTTCGAACATAAGAAAGGTACTCGACCGCTGGGGCGTTGAGGACCAGCGTTTCTATCGCGGCGTCGGTTGCAGAAAGTGTCGCAATACCGGTTATGTCGGAAGAATCGCGGTTCATGAGCTGTTTGCACCAAAGGCCGAAATACTTGACAGAGTGACCCAGGGCATAACGCTTAAAGAATTGCGAAAGCTTGCCGTTGAGCAGGGCATGGTCCCTCTGCACCTGGACGGTGTCGAAAAGGTCAAAGCCGGCATAACGACCATTGATGAAATTTTGAGAGTTACAAACTATTCTGAGTGATAACGATGAATCCCGGTACGCTTGCAATAAAACATGCGACGATATCTAAAAAGGCTGAAGTTTCGCCCATCAAGGTAAAGCAGTCTGACCTGATATTGTTCACTACGCAGCTCTCAGTTATGCTCGACAGCGGCGTAGTGCTCAGCGATGCGCTTGAGGCTATAAGTGTGCAGGTTGGCCCCGGTGCGTTTCAGGATATGAT comes from the Anaerohalosphaera lusitana genome and includes:
- a CDS encoding STAS domain-containing protein; protein product: MKIQRQDYDEVSVIDLQGEFVSDYIKPFQDTVSSALADGSAGIVLDLSSITFIDSHCLEQLLWLRDYCLENQSQLKIAGLDETCAKILEITRLDAEFDSYDEVSRAVKSFV
- a CDS encoding GspE/PulE family protein, which encodes MSDICTTNKFQIGQVLLERGLISDEQIAEALSVQKAEGHRKLLGEILVELNFCTENQISSALAEAYGVPYAQVTPKLCDPAVVETLPRDFCEEHVVLPLFRVYDVLTVAVSEPSNVFMLDEIERISGCKVQMVCGTAKDIHATLQTYMPAANVFVIDDIIEDQTLEDFSLIETMAEDISNLEEVAGQSPVVKLVNYLIYSAVQENASDIHIEPDDKRLRVRYRVDGRLYEKMSPPYQMHPAVVSRIKIMAELDIAQRRLPQDGSIHVLMEGRSIDLRVSVMPGNYGEKVVIRIIDARNMLKSLESLGFSYNNLELFREQINSPNGIVLVTGPTGSGKNTTLYAALSEINGEDVNICTVEDPVECNISGINQFPVTEMAGFNFSSALRSLLRQDPDVIMVGEIRDKETAKIAVQAALTGHLVLSTLHTNDSPGAVTRLIDLGVPPYLVSASLIAVLAQRLVRKICPDCKEEYDAPSNIRKVLDRWGVEDQRFYRGVGCRKCRNTGYVGRIAVHELFAPKAEILDRVTQGITLKELRKLAVEQGMVPLHLDGVEKVKAGITTIDEILRVTNYSE